A portion of the Flavobacterium magnum genome contains these proteins:
- a CDS encoding choice-of-anchor L domain-containing protein, translating into MKKITLLLTFLLFSALGYSQLETFEGGIPSTWAVMNGTNGAGTLQPWILNTTPFPTFRSPYCAHIDPDCNLNAAYVNNEQIGIGNTEEDWLIMNQRLIPANGQLQFWTRLTTVGDQGTVYEIRVSTNASQTNQAAYTVLQSWGEDEIIDPTLPLLEYQQVKVDFPAALQGQNVYVAFVRKHTQIGTGRDGDRWLIDDVNIIEKCADPSGLEVIPTSIASTSVTLSWPNPQLSTTFEVAAVLATDEFNNIGTPITVPATNPTNYTYTNLQPGLTYKFYLRRVCVIGTDTSYSEWIGPVISTTLPLGSVCADPLVIGALPFQEVNGNTALYGDDIDTPQGTNCGAQPTGTNYLQGNEVFYSYTADETGLISVTMTPIGASSTNSSVFVYQGCGSVGANCLAGAASSNLNVRTFTLNVTAGQTYTIVISSGGNTQTIAYNLLIQKEDCTPKPANLNATDIQLTQATLSWDNPNNYTSWQVAVQPLGAAVPSGPGDDIVTGTPEFVKTGLTAATQYQFWVRVECIAGSGIYSAWAGPYAFNTLICDPSLACNYTFRMSNTTNAGWGATRMQVRQNGIVVATIGATATGTGPVEVVVPLCDGIPFDLFWSVAGASPQQRIVAVVNSFGQTIFTKPAGTGAVNSVVYTDIVNCTTPRCDLTPTGLAANNVLTNTADLLWVAPATTSWDIYLVTAGNPAPDVDTTPTYNDIDENPYSVIGLAPDTDYVFYVRVNCPTGDSAWAGPFPFHTLPTCPKPTNLGASNITTTSADLTWINGTPADTLWEILLLPGPTPPPAPAPSPADPTVPAGGFFFQTTNSQLHPITTLTPATIYYFYMRTICPGNDKSTWSGPYTFNTVTCDAADKCNYKFVMTDSGNNGWNGARMQIRQNGIIVQTIGQTIGGGGPITVTVALCDNVPFDLYWSAAGTLPDQVGVSIQNPFTDVVYTKLPGQGTPLTVLYADNILGNCVPPTCPKPTALDVNVAVTTQNSVELQWTESGSATKWEVYAVPVNGAVPPVNGSPVTGTGDYHITTSNPFTLTGLQPGTTYIYYVRAICSDTDVSTWTILNPKTFTTKPVNDECEFATTVPVNPTRDCVLSATGNTLGATRSLPNTAPACPGNTDDDIWFTFQATSTVHIITISDVVSTVAAADDINHTLYSGNDCAALTQMYCSNPNVSVATNLVIGNFYKIRVYTSTGNAGPSASFKICITTPPPVLNDECAAATPAVVNTGIECLVSTPGSITGASASAQSSTCSGTEDDDIWFEFTATSQKQIITLSNIVGTTQNLNHALYHGDQCGALTALYCSDPNESIVNNLVVGDVYKIRVWSSEAVLQDVTFDLCIGRILPPITTNTNQYTVPQLVQDVFLGSDCALVSNVTWSTGSNFGSTNGIGYFNKALSDFAYDYGIILSSGNALNVPGPNDSTLSDGNYDWPGDEELEVATNMDQPSHNATILEFDFIPYGDELNFHYKFASEEYGDFQCGYSDAFAFLLTDTVTNTTTNIAVLPDGTEVSVTNVRNELYNDFCESAHADQFDTYYGDNGVNPIGAPIDYDGITVDLTAHAEVTPGNLYHIKLVIGDRGDNSYDSVVFLKGGSLDIGNVELGNDFLEADGSAICTGDAVTVTSGLNPDEYDFVWLKDGNVIPNETSENLIVHEEGVYTVQANYENTTCNTTDSVTVEYFQDAVAGQPADLLDCDASGTSIFDLTVNEAAIMQPFAPGTHDIHYYLSQEDADGNENEITNPEAFEGTNNQTIYVRINKLTTTCHQFVTFTLGVQDLRPQFTLDTDDATVCPFGSTTLFVTPSNFNLNDASISYEWYYQGNLIANENGPTLLVAGTAPNNPVNYGDYSVKVTYSVNGIGPGCDNTGHIEITGGSFDWTVDVTGPTQLCPGGSGDLVVTINGNTNNLPVTYTYRLLPDGAPVSTTSNSFTISGQAPGTYEIVADIQGCISDPQQFTISQTTQADYHVAFGGPYSGCLGEPVTLAFEAVDFDINEPSAEYTWLLNGTVVGSGLTYTAEVTGNTDYDLLVKVFGCETLFPVSVTLNTSAIDIEFTAECNGNDFVITALPVNGSFDPQLADFDWDGGNFTQGPVPGSIIATSAPATYHVTVSQDGCSSEDAISVSDISCVIQKGISPNNDTKNDSFDLTALNVKHLSIFNRYGTVIYEFTNYTNQWVGQDNSGDELPDGTYFYVIDKADGEQKTGWVYINR; encoded by the coding sequence ATGAAAAAAATTACGTTACTACTTACCTTCCTTCTTTTCTCTGCACTTGGTTACAGCCAGTTGGAGACTTTCGAAGGGGGGATCCCATCGACATGGGCCGTGATGAACGGTACCAATGGCGCAGGGACCTTACAGCCGTGGATATTAAATACGACACCGTTTCCGACGTTCCGTTCTCCATACTGCGCGCACATCGACCCCGACTGTAACCTCAACGCGGCTTACGTAAACAATGAGCAGATCGGTATCGGAAATACGGAAGAGGACTGGCTCATCATGAACCAGCGGCTTATTCCGGCAAACGGGCAGCTGCAGTTCTGGACCAGGCTTACCACGGTCGGCGATCAGGGCACGGTGTATGAAATACGCGTTTCCACCAATGCCTCACAGACCAACCAGGCCGCTTACACCGTACTCCAAAGCTGGGGAGAGGATGAGATTATCGACCCGACCCTGCCATTGTTAGAATACCAGCAGGTTAAGGTTGATTTCCCGGCCGCATTGCAGGGGCAGAATGTATATGTAGCTTTCGTAAGAAAACACACCCAGATCGGTACCGGCCGGGACGGTGACCGTTGGCTCATCGATGATGTCAACATTATCGAAAAATGCGCTGATCCGTCGGGGCTTGAGGTCATTCCGACATCAATCGCTTCGACGAGCGTGACGCTATCGTGGCCCAACCCGCAATTGTCGACGACTTTTGAGGTAGCTGCGGTGCTTGCGACCGATGAGTTTAACAATATTGGAACACCGATAACAGTTCCGGCAACCAATCCGACAAACTACACCTATACCAACCTCCAGCCGGGACTCACGTACAAATTCTATCTCAGGAGGGTTTGCGTGATCGGGACGGACACCTCTTATAGTGAATGGATCGGGCCGGTTATTTCCACGACGCTGCCATTAGGCTCAGTGTGTGCTGATCCCCTTGTCATCGGTGCCTTGCCGTTTCAGGAAGTCAACGGAAATACGGCACTTTATGGTGACGACATTGATACGCCGCAGGGGACCAATTGCGGTGCACAGCCGACAGGAACAAACTACCTTCAGGGGAATGAGGTCTTTTACAGCTATACGGCTGATGAGACCGGATTGATCAGTGTGACGATGACACCCATCGGCGCGTCGTCGACCAATTCGTCGGTATTTGTTTACCAAGGGTGCGGTTCTGTTGGCGCAAACTGTCTCGCGGGAGCGGCAAGCTCTAATTTAAACGTGAGGACTTTTACGCTCAACGTCACTGCAGGGCAAACCTATACCATAGTAATCTCTTCGGGTGGTAATACGCAAACCATCGCGTACAACCTCTTGATACAGAAAGAAGATTGTACACCGAAACCTGCGAACCTGAATGCAACCGACATCCAGTTGACCCAGGCGACTTTATCCTGGGACAACCCGAACAACTATACCTCATGGCAGGTCGCCGTACAGCCTTTAGGCGCTGCGGTGCCTTCAGGCCCAGGTGACGATATCGTAACAGGTACACCCGAGTTTGTCAAGACCGGGCTGACGGCAGCCACCCAATATCAATTCTGGGTAAGGGTGGAGTGCATCGCCGGTTCAGGGATTTACAGCGCATGGGCAGGGCCTTACGCCTTTAATACATTGATTTGCGATCCGTCGCTGGCCTGTAACTACACTTTCCGCATGAGCAACACTACAAATGCCGGATGGGGTGCGACAAGGATGCAGGTAAGGCAGAATGGGATCGTCGTTGCTACAATCGGCGCTACCGCTACAGGAACCGGGCCCGTTGAGGTGGTCGTTCCATTGTGTGACGGTATCCCTTTTGACCTTTTCTGGAGTGTTGCCGGCGCGAGTCCGCAACAACGTATTGTAGCGGTAGTCAACTCTTTCGGACAGACCATTTTCACAAAGCCAGCAGGAACCGGTGCGGTAAACTCCGTCGTCTACACCGATATTGTCAATTGTACTACACCGCGCTGTGATCTAACCCCGACAGGTCTTGCCGCAAATAACGTGCTGACCAACACCGCCGATCTGCTGTGGGTCGCGCCGGCAACGACGTCATGGGACATCTACCTGGTGACGGCGGGCAATCCGGCGCCTGATGTCGATACGACACCGACATACAACGACATCGATGAAAACCCTTATTCGGTAATAGGACTTGCTCCGGATACCGACTATGTGTTCTATGTACGTGTCAATTGCCCTACCGGAGATTCAGCGTGGGCGGGTCCTTTCCCATTCCACACACTGCCGACCTGCCCCAAGCCGACAAACCTGGGCGCTTCAAACATCACCACAACGAGCGCCGACCTGACCTGGATCAACGGTACGCCTGCTGATACACTTTGGGAAATACTGCTCTTGCCCGGCCCTACACCACCGCCGGCTCCGGCACCATCACCAGCAGACCCTACAGTGCCTGCCGGCGGCTTTTTCTTTCAGACTACCAATTCACAATTGCATCCGATAACAACGCTTACTCCCGCGACAATCTATTATTTTTATATGAGGACAATCTGCCCGGGTAATGACAAAAGTACCTGGTCAGGACCGTATACCTTCAATACGGTAACATGTGATGCGGCAGACAAGTGCAATTATAAATTTGTAATGACCGATTCAGGCAACAATGGCTGGAATGGCGCCAGGATGCAGATCAGGCAGAACGGAATCATCGTACAAACCATTGGGCAGACCATTGGCGGAGGCGGCCCGATTACGGTAACCGTCGCGCTCTGTGACAACGTACCATTTGATTTGTACTGGAGTGCGGCCGGAACACTGCCGGACCAGGTGGGGGTATCGATCCAGAATCCGTTCACCGACGTGGTGTATACGAAATTGCCGGGACAAGGGACACCGCTGACCGTTTTGTACGCAGACAACATTTTAGGGAATTGCGTTCCACCGACCTGTCCGAAGCCGACCGCTTTGGATGTAAACGTGGCCGTTACTACCCAGAATTCCGTTGAGTTACAATGGACGGAAAGCGGCAGCGCCACCAAATGGGAAGTGTATGCCGTACCGGTCAACGGCGCTGTACCTCCAGTAAACGGGTCTCCGGTAACCGGAACGGGTGATTACCACATCACCACGTCGAATCCTTTTACACTCACGGGATTACAGCCGGGCACTACTTATATTTATTATGTTCGCGCCATTTGTTCAGACACCGACGTAAGTACCTGGACCATATTGAATCCGAAAACCTTTACGACCAAGCCGGTCAATGACGAATGTGAATTTGCCACGACAGTACCGGTGAACCCGACGAGGGATTGTGTGCTGTCAGCTACCGGAAACACGCTCGGTGCCACGCGTTCGCTCCCGAATACGGCTCCGGCCTGTCCCGGAAACACCGACGACGATATATGGTTTACCTTCCAGGCGACCTCAACCGTCCACATCATCACGATCAGTGATGTGGTATCGACGGTGGCCGCTGCGGATGACATCAACCACACTTTATATTCAGGCAACGACTGCGCTGCCCTCACCCAAATGTATTGCAGCAACCCGAATGTGAGTGTCGCGACGAATCTCGTCATTGGAAATTTCTATAAAATCAGGGTTTACACCAGTACGGGCAATGCGGGTCCTTCGGCATCATTTAAGATATGCATCACCACACCACCGCCTGTGCTCAATGACGAATGTGCGGCTGCTACTCCGGCCGTCGTCAACACGGGCATCGAATGCTTAGTGTCCACACCGGGTTCTATCACAGGGGCTTCGGCGTCTGCGCAATCAAGCACCTGCTCGGGAACGGAGGACGATGACATCTGGTTTGAATTTACTGCCACGAGCCAAAAGCAGATCATCACATTATCAAACATTGTGGGTACCACCCAAAACCTAAACCACGCTTTGTATCATGGCGACCAGTGCGGCGCACTGACAGCGCTGTATTGCAGTGATCCAAACGAAAGCATCGTCAACAATCTCGTCGTCGGCGATGTCTATAAGATCCGTGTATGGAGTTCTGAAGCCGTACTTCAGGATGTTACATTTGACCTGTGTATCGGACGCATCCTTCCTCCGATCACAACCAATACCAACCAATATACCGTTCCGCAACTTGTACAGGATGTATTCCTTGGTTCGGATTGTGCTTTGGTGAGCAACGTGACGTGGTCCACGGGATCAAATTTCGGTTCTACAAACGGCATTGGTTATTTCAATAAGGCTTTGTCTGATTTTGCCTACGATTACGGAATCATCCTGTCATCGGGTAATGCCCTGAATGTGCCAGGCCCGAATGATTCGACATTGAGTGACGGTAATTATGATTGGCCGGGAGATGAGGAACTCGAGGTAGCCACGAATATGGATCAGCCTTCGCACAATGCCACCATCCTTGAGTTCGATTTCATTCCATATGGCGATGAATTGAACTTCCACTACAAATTTGCATCAGAAGAGTATGGAGACTTTCAGTGTGGCTATTCGGATGCTTTTGCCTTCCTGCTTACCGATACAGTAACCAACACCACGACGAATATTGCGGTGTTACCTGATGGCACAGAGGTGTCGGTAACAAACGTCCGCAATGAGCTTTATAATGATTTTTGCGAATCTGCCCATGCGGATCAGTTCGATACCTATTATGGTGACAACGGCGTGAATCCGATCGGCGCACCTATCGATTATGATGGTATTACCGTAGACCTGACCGCGCACGCCGAAGTAACGCCTGGGAATCTCTACCACATCAAGCTCGTTATTGGCGACAGGGGGGACAACTCTTATGACTCCGTCGTATTTCTGAAAGGAGGAAGTCTTGACATCGGGAATGTGGAGTTGGGTAACGATTTCCTTGAGGCTGACGGCAGCGCGATTTGTACCGGCGATGCGGTTACGGTCACTTCCGGACTGAACCCTGACGAATATGATTTCGTTTGGCTGAAGGATGGCAATGTCATCCCGAATGAAACCTCGGAAAACCTTATCGTACATGAGGAAGGCGTCTATACCGTACAGGCGAATTATGAAAATACAACCTGTAACACGACTGATTCCGTGACGGTAGAGTACTTCCAGGATGCCGTTGCAGGTCAACCCGCGGATTTACTGGATTGCGACGCTTCAGGCACGTCCATCTTTGACCTGACGGTAAACGAAGCGGCCATTATGCAGCCGTTTGCACCGGGAACACACGATATCCATTATTACCTTTCGCAGGAAGATGCGGATGGCAACGAAAATGAGATCACCAATCCGGAGGCATTCGAAGGGACCAACAATCAGACCATTTACGTCAGGATAAATAAACTCACGACGACTTGTCACCAGTTTGTAACCTTCACCTTGGGTGTGCAGGATCTCAGGCCACAATTCACGCTGGACACCGATGATGCTACAGTCTGCCCGTTTGGCAGCACAACCCTTTTTGTAACACCATCCAATTTCAATTTGAATGATGCTTCGATTTCTTACGAATGGTATTACCAGGGTAACCTGATCGCGAATGAAAATGGTCCTACGCTCCTGGTGGCCGGAACAGCGCCGAACAACCCGGTGAATTACGGGGATTATTCCGTTAAAGTGACTTATTCTGTCAACGGCATCGGACCAGGTTGTGACAATACCGGGCACATCGAAATCACCGGAGGCAGTTTTGACTGGACCGTAGATGTAACCGGTCCTACGCAACTTTGCCCGGGCGGATCCGGAGACCTGGTGGTTACCATTAATGGAAACACCAACAATCTTCCTGTAACGTATACTTACCGATTGCTGCCTGACGGTGCGCCGGTATCTACCACAAGCAATTCGTTTACGATTTCAGGTCAGGCACCCGGCACTTATGAAATTGTGGCAGACATCCAGGGATGTATCAGTGATCCGCAGCAATTTACCATTAGCCAGACGACACAGGCTGATTACCACGTGGCATTTGGTGGCCCTTACAGTGGTTGTTTGGGCGAACCGGTGACACTGGCATTTGAGGCGGTTGATTTTGATATCAACGAGCCCTCAGCAGAGTATACCTGGCTGCTAAACGGGACAGTCGTCGGCTCAGGGCTTACCTACACAGCTGAGGTGACCGGCAACACAGATTATGACCTGTTAGTGAAAGTGTTCGGATGCGAAACCCTGTTCCCGGTGTCGGTTACGTTAAATACTTCAGCTATTGACATTGAATTTACCGCGGAATGCAACGGCAATGACTTTGTGATCACTGCGCTTCCTGTCAACGGATCGTTTGATCCGCAGCTTGCCGACTTTGACTGGGATGGAGGGAACTTCACTCAGGGTCCAGTTCCGGGGTCAATCATCGCTACTTCTGCCCCTGCAACATACCATGTGACGGTAAGCCAGGATGGCTGCAGCTCAGAAGACGCTATTTCAGTTTCTGACATCTCCTGTGTAATCCAGAAAGGGATTTCCCCGAACAACGATACGAAGAACGATTCGTTCGACCTGACCGCGCTGAACGTGAAACACCTTTCAATCTTCAACCGCTACGGTACGGTCATCTACGAGTTTACCAACTACACCAACCAATGGGTAGGCCAGGACAACTCGGGCGATGAGCTTCCTGACGGCACGTATTTCTATGTGATCGACAAGGCCGACGGCGAGCAGAAGACCGGATGGGTTTACATCAACAGGTAA
- the recJ gene encoding single-stranded-DNA-specific exonuclease RecJ, translating to MRWTLKPSPAPEKVQSLSQSLHVEPLVALLLIQRGIETYDQARQFFRPSLDDLHNPYLMKDMDKAVLRIEKAIENSENILVFGDYDVDGTTAVSLVSSYLKTIYPNVATYIPDRYAEGYGISFAGIDYADDNGVSLIIALDCGIKSVEHVAYAKSKNIDFIICDHHRPGDTLPDAVAVLDPKRADCHYPYDELCGCGVGFKLIQAMGAGRGQTIDDLLPYLDLVAVAIAADIVPITGENRILAHFGLQVINSFPRNGIKALVYLSKKQNFDITDVVFIIAPRINAAGRIRHGNHAVELLTEADFDQAVLYASEIEKYNADRKELDKQITTEALAQIEQNREQEDYTTVVFNAGWHKGVIGIVASRLIETYYRPTIVFTESGEKYAASARSVSGFDVYDALERCSEHLEQFGGHKYAAGMTLKKESYSRFKTAFEQCVRDTILPELRTPEIEIDAAIDFSQITPKLTRILKQFEPFGPMNMAPVFVARQVTDTGFAKKIGQDEAHLKLFLKQGDSEGFAAIGFGLGKKAAVAADRKPFDVVFCIDENEWQGAVSVQLRVKDIGN from the coding sequence ATGCGCTGGACACTCAAACCTTCACCGGCACCTGAAAAGGTGCAATCCCTTTCGCAGTCCTTACACGTCGAACCATTGGTCGCCTTACTGCTGATACAACGCGGCATTGAAACCTATGACCAAGCGCGGCAATTTTTCAGGCCGAGTCTCGACGACCTGCACAATCCGTACCTGATGAAGGATATGGACAAGGCGGTGCTGCGGATTGAAAAAGCCATTGAAAACAGCGAAAACATCCTGGTTTTCGGCGATTATGATGTCGATGGCACCACAGCCGTTTCGCTCGTTTCCTCATACCTCAAGACGATTTACCCGAACGTGGCCACCTACATCCCCGATCGATACGCCGAAGGCTATGGCATTTCGTTCGCGGGCATCGACTATGCGGATGACAACGGCGTATCGTTGATTATCGCGTTGGACTGCGGCATCAAATCGGTGGAGCATGTCGCGTACGCCAAATCCAAAAACATTGACTTCATCATATGCGACCACCACCGCCCCGGCGATACCTTACCTGACGCAGTGGCCGTCCTGGACCCGAAGAGGGCCGACTGTCATTATCCGTACGACGAGCTTTGCGGCTGCGGCGTCGGATTCAAGCTGATCCAGGCGATGGGTGCCGGGCGAGGCCAGACCATTGATGATCTGCTGCCGTACCTGGATCTGGTGGCCGTAGCCATCGCTGCGGATATTGTCCCGATTACCGGAGAAAACAGGATCCTGGCGCATTTCGGATTGCAGGTAATCAATTCGTTCCCGAGAAACGGGATTAAGGCTTTGGTATATTTGTCCAAAAAACAAAATTTCGACATCACTGATGTGGTGTTTATCATCGCGCCGCGGATCAATGCCGCAGGTAGGATCCGCCATGGGAACCACGCCGTGGAACTGCTTACGGAAGCAGACTTCGATCAGGCTGTCCTGTACGCTTCGGAAATCGAAAAATACAACGCCGACCGAAAGGAGCTGGACAAACAGATTACGACCGAGGCGCTGGCTCAGATTGAGCAAAACCGGGAACAGGAAGATTATACCACGGTGGTCTTCAATGCAGGCTGGCACAAAGGCGTCATTGGTATTGTCGCCTCGCGCCTGATTGAAACCTATTACCGCCCGACAATCGTTTTCACTGAATCGGGTGAAAAATATGCGGCATCGGCAAGATCGGTGAGCGGTTTTGACGTATACGATGCGCTGGAGCGTTGTTCGGAGCACCTTGAACAATTCGGAGGGCACAAGTACGCTGCGGGCATGACGCTGAAAAAGGAAAGCTACTCCCGGTTCAAGACGGCTTTTGAGCAATGCGTGCGCGATACGATCCTGCCTGAACTGCGCACCCCCGAAATAGAAATCGATGCGGCGATTGACTTTTCGCAAATCACCCCAAAACTCACCCGGATCTTAAAGCAATTTGAGCCGTTCGGCCCGATGAACATGGCGCCGGTATTCGTGGCACGACAGGTGACCGATACGGGTTTTGCAAAGAAAATAGGGCAGGATGAGGCGCACCTGAAACTGTTTTTAAAGCAGGGTGATTCGGAAGGATTTGCCGCTATCGGATTCGGACTCGGAAAAAAGGCGGCTGTCGCTGCAGACCGCAAGCCGTTTGATGTTGTTTTCTGTATTGATGAAAACGAGTGGCAAGGCGCTGTGAGCGTGCAGCTGCGGGTGAAGGATATCGGGAACTAA
- a CDS encoding PorP/SprF family type IX secretion system membrane protein, with translation MKKIQLAALLFLLALIDASAQQDPHYTQYMYNMNVMNPAYAGSKENLSFGLLYRKQWVNVDGAPSTFSFSGSTPVGKNVGVGLSLISDEIGPVKEQNAYGDFSYTLNLGGEHRLALGLKAGATFQRIGLNSEIAPSLPDLDDDAFREDTNNVYLNVGAGFFYYTDRYYVAFSVPNMLKANHLDYNGIKYGTETQHYFLTGGYVFQINPDLKLKPFAMLKSAFNSPSSLDVSLNALFSEKFEIGATYRVDDSFGGMVNYAITPNLRIGYAYDHIISDLKTVTTSSHEIILLFDLNFPKKVSRSPRYF, from the coding sequence ATGAAGAAAATACAATTAGCCGCCTTATTATTCCTGCTTGCCCTGATTGATGCGAGTGCGCAGCAGGATCCCCACTATACGCAGTATATGTATAACATGAACGTGATGAACCCCGCTTATGCCGGATCCAAGGAAAACCTGTCCTTTGGTTTGCTCTACCGCAAGCAGTGGGTCAATGTCGACGGGGCACCTTCCACGTTTTCATTTTCAGGATCTACTCCTGTGGGCAAGAACGTGGGCGTGGGTCTCTCGCTGATCTCCGATGAGATCGGTCCGGTGAAGGAGCAGAACGCATACGGCGACTTCTCCTATACGCTGAACCTTGGCGGTGAGCACCGCCTGGCACTTGGTCTTAAGGCCGGGGCGACATTCCAGCGGATCGGTCTTAACAGCGAGATTGCGCCGAGCCTTCCGGACCTTGACGACGACGCTTTCCGCGAGGACACCAACAATGTGTACCTGAACGTGGGGGCCGGATTCTTTTACTACACCGACCGTTACTACGTGGCGTTTTCGGTCCCGAACATGCTCAAGGCAAACCACCTGGACTACAACGGGATCAAGTACGGTACCGAGACACAGCACTACTTCCTGACGGGAGGTTACGTGTTCCAGATCAACCCTGACCTGAAGCTCAAGCCGTTCGCGATGCTTAAGTCGGCTTTCAACTCGCCGAGCTCGCTTGACGTGTCGCTCAATGCGCTTTTCAGCGAGAAGTTTGAGATTGGGGCGACCTACCGTGTGGATGACAGCTTCGGGGGTATGGTGAACTATGCGATCACGCCGAACCTTAGGATCGGTTATGCTTACGACCACATCATTTCGGATTTGAAGACAGTGACCACGTCCTCACACGAGATCATCCTGCTCTTCGACCTGAATTTCCCGAAAAAGGTATCACGTTCACCAAGATATTTCTAA
- a CDS encoding UDP-2,3-diacylglucosamine diphosphatase, with protein MPLSDGKKIYFASDQHFGAPTRALSFPREQQFVRWLDEIKSDAGAIFLLGDLFDFWFEYSTVVPKGFIRVLGKLAEIRDSGIPIYFFVGNHDLWMHDYFEKELNIPVYHDNQEYTFGGKTFLIGHGDGKGPGDKGYKRMKKVFTNRFSKWLYRWLHPDLGMKLAQYLSVKNKLISGDADVKFLGEDKEWLVLYAKRKLQTRHYDYFVFGHRHLPMTIPVGENATYINLGDWIGYFTYGVFDGERFELKEYKG; from the coding sequence ATGCCACTATCCGACGGTAAGAAAATCTATTTTGCTTCCGACCAGCACTTTGGGGCGCCTACCAGGGCACTCAGTTTCCCGCGTGAGCAGCAGTTTGTGAGGTGGCTTGACGAGATAAAATCCGATGCCGGCGCCATCTTCCTGCTTGGTGACCTTTTCGATTTTTGGTTTGAATACAGCACCGTCGTTCCCAAGGGCTTCATCAGGGTATTGGGCAAGCTGGCCGAAATCCGCGACAGTGGCATACCGATTTATTTTTTCGTCGGGAACCATGATTTGTGGATGCACGATTACTTCGAAAAAGAGCTCAATATTCCCGTTTATCACGACAACCAGGAGTATACTTTTGGCGGAAAGACTTTCCTGATCGGCCACGGCGACGGCAAAGGTCCGGGCGATAAAGGGTACAAACGGATGAAGAAGGTCTTCACAAACCGATTCTCAAAGTGGCTCTACCGCTGGCTGCATCCTGATCTGGGTATGAAACTTGCCCAATACCTGTCGGTAAAAAACAAGCTGATTTCCGGCGATGCCGATGTGAAATTTTTAGGGGAAGACAAGGAATGGCTTGTGCTTTATGCCAAACGGAAACTGCAAACCAGGCATTACGATTACTTCGTGTTCGGGCACAGGCATTTGCCGATGACGATTCCCGTCGGCGAAAATGCGACCTACATAAACTTAGGCGATTGGATTGGGTATTTCACGTATGGTGTTTTCGACGGGGAGCGTTTTGAATTGAAGGAATACAAGGGTTAG